One Microbacterium marinum genomic window carries:
- a CDS encoding HAD-IIIA family hydrolase: protein MPDSALTVAPHALLLDFGGVIFQTAKRPTGRDDFAARIVQRAARGGWEIEHARVRASLDAALTALRHWKHASSRRRTPREMTHREIVADFVAADLPGPVRALLVAEAGEVLEEMNTTLSDHALRPGIRDVIAEATARGIRLGIVSNAHAGRSHRAILAEHGLDTAFGVQVYSDEVGMRKPHPGMIELAATALGVTPAQCWYVGDTQDRDVVAGRRAGVGGMILTTSGHTDNPPFAIAETADAVFPTPEGLAELLRSAAAPASAAPAATTEPEPTGAPVLMIDHGGVISTTAPDAALLDAFASHLARLLDGPDEPVDLARAHLLIAEGRARHAERKRAQRQNLAGGGANREVGAREFWRDLVGADLSVRARAVLTAEAEDLMFRYGRAKSRRTLRTGMAELLEHCRAEGVRVVVVSNTVSGRAVRAECTAQGIDPLIGAYVCSDENGYRKPDPRIVEEALRITAADPARTWFLGDKPQNDALAAQSMGIARRVIVRGGTTDDDAIDAAVRSGDVTDVVSEPGDLIDLLAAPARI from the coding sequence GTGCCCGACTCCGCTCTCACCGTCGCCCCTCACGCGCTCCTGCTCGACTTCGGCGGTGTCATCTTCCAGACGGCGAAGCGCCCGACCGGGCGTGACGATTTCGCCGCCCGGATCGTCCAGCGCGCCGCCCGTGGCGGGTGGGAGATCGAACATGCGCGCGTCCGAGCCTCGCTCGACGCGGCGCTGACGGCGCTCCGGCATTGGAAGCACGCCTCGAGCCGCCGCCGGACGCCGCGGGAGATGACCCACCGCGAGATCGTCGCGGACTTCGTCGCCGCCGACCTGCCGGGCCCGGTGCGCGCGCTCCTGGTCGCGGAGGCGGGGGAGGTGCTCGAGGAGATGAACACGACGCTCTCCGATCACGCGCTCCGCCCCGGCATCCGCGACGTCATCGCCGAGGCGACGGCCCGCGGCATCCGCTTGGGGATCGTCAGCAACGCCCATGCCGGACGTAGCCACCGCGCGATCCTCGCCGAGCACGGGCTCGACACCGCCTTCGGCGTGCAGGTGTACAGCGACGAGGTGGGAATGCGCAAACCCCATCCCGGCATGATCGAGCTGGCAGCGACCGCGCTCGGGGTGACGCCCGCGCAGTGCTGGTACGTCGGCGACACGCAGGACCGCGACGTCGTCGCCGGGCGTCGCGCCGGGGTCGGCGGCATGATCCTCACGACAAGCGGCCACACCGACAATCCGCCCTTCGCGATCGCGGAGACGGCGGACGCCGTGTTCCCCACGCCCGAGGGGCTGGCAGAGCTGCTGCGGTCGGCGGCGGCGCCCGCTTCGGCAGCACCCGCGGCGACCACCGAACCCGAGCCCACCGGGGCGCCCGTCCTGATGATCGACCACGGCGGCGTCATCTCCACAACGGCTCCGGATGCCGCGCTGCTGGACGCGTTCGCGTCGCACCTCGCCCGGCTGCTGGACGGGCCCGATGAGCCTGTCGACCTCGCCCGCGCACACCTGCTCATCGCGGAGGGGCGGGCCCGGCACGCCGAACGCAAGCGCGCGCAACGGCAGAACCTCGCCGGCGGCGGCGCGAACCGCGAAGTCGGCGCCCGCGAGTTCTGGCGCGACCTGGTCGGCGCCGACCTCAGCGTGCGCGCGCGCGCCGTGCTGACCGCCGAAGCCGAGGACCTGATGTTCCGGTACGGCCGCGCGAAGAGCCGCCGCACGCTCCGCACCGGCATGGCGGAGCTGCTCGAGCACTGCCGCGCCGAAGGCGTCCGGGTCGTCGTGGTCTCCAACACGGTCAGCGGTCGGGCAGTGCGTGCCGAGTGCACCGCGCAGGGAATCGATCCGCTCATCGGGGCCTACGTCTGCTCCGACGAGAACGGCTACCGCAAGCCCGACCCACGCATCGTCGAGGAGGCCCTGCGGATCACCGCCGCAGATCCCGCCCGCACCTGGTTCCTCGGCGACAAGCCACAGAACGACGCCCTTGCGGCGCAATCGATGGGCATCGCCCGCCGCGTCATCGTCCGCGGCGGCACGACGGACGACGACGCCATCGACGCGGCGGTCCGCTCCGGCGACGTCACCGACGTCGTCTCCGAACCCGGCGACCTCATCGACCTGCTCGCCGCCCCCGCCCGCATCTGA